In Anaerolineales bacterium, the following are encoded in one genomic region:
- a CDS encoding NADH-quinone oxidoreductase subunit K: MIALVFAVLVAVLMGTATYLLLQRSPIRMVLGLGLFTHAVNMLIFGTSVSDRGQPPVLLDKAAFDGDISQFVDPLPQALILTAIVISFGIAAFIIALLHRRHTLDMSGENCTDRVDDPFALEPRAELDAVEEDYEWLEDVVLLRRQEQQARESRK; encoded by the coding sequence ATGATCGCCCTGGTCTTTGCCGTTTTGGTGGCAGTGCTGATGGGCACCGCCACCTACCTGCTGCTGCAGCGCAGCCCCATCCGGATGGTCCTTGGTCTGGGCCTCTTCACGCATGCCGTCAATATGCTGATTTTCGGCACCAGTGTTAGCGACCGCGGCCAACCGCCGGTTTTGCTGGACAAGGCGGCCTTTGATGGCGATATCAGCCAGTTTGTTGACCCACTGCCTCAAGCGCTGATCCTGACCGCTATCGTGATCAGCTTCGGCATTGCCGCCTTCATCATTGCGCTGCTGCATCGCCGCCACACCCTCGACATGTCCGGTGAGAACTGCACCGACCGCGTAGACGACCCCTTCGCCCTGGAGCCGCGCGCCGAACTGGATGCCGTTGAGGAAGACTACGAGTGGTTGGAAGATGTGGTCTTGCTGCGCCGTCAGGAACAGCAGGCCCGGGAGAGCCGTAAATGA
- a CDS encoding MnhB domain-containing protein: protein MPERYLALLDRILTPVLFLLAVVFLIVGHNEPGGGFAAGLVVATAFLMQILARGDDFVRKLIGTYLQPAMGVGLVIAIFSAILSLPEGAFLLGVWWKIPLPGGAVLEIGSPTLFDIGVFLVVSAFVTSYLLELSRPARGSRR, encoded by the coding sequence ATGCCTGAACGCTACCTGGCCCTGCTGGACCGCATCCTGACCCCGGTGCTCTTCCTGCTGGCGGTCGTTTTCCTGATCGTTGGTCACAACGAACCGGGCGGCGGCTTTGCCGCCGGGTTGGTGGTGGCGACCGCTTTCCTGATGCAAATTCTGGCGCGCGGCGATGATTTTGTGCGCAAGCTGATCGGCACCTATTTGCAGCCGGCCATGGGCGTTGGCCTGGTGATTGCCATCTTCTCGGCGATACTCAGCCTGCCTGAAGGGGCCTTTTTGCTGGGCGTCTGGTGGAAGATTCCCCTCCCGGGCGGCGCCGTGTTAGAGATCGGCTCGCCGACCTTGTTTGATATCGGCGTCTTTTTGGTGGTCAGCGCTTTTGTGACCTCCTATCTATTGGAACTGAGCCGTCCCGCGCGAGGAAGCCGCCGATGA
- a CDS encoding DUF4040 domain-containing protein has product MLITLLALLAVSAPTLWLLKPQRWRHAGWLAALPPLVVTAWLLTQLGPVGQGAVIREHYVWSEAFGLALDLRLDGLSLFFGLIVAGIGAAIAVYAGYYFEKKTTLGYFYALLFLFMTSMLGLVWADNLLALFVFWEGTSITSYLLISFKLSDQKALEGARRALIVTGMGALAMLGGFVLLGQIGGSYTISALLALPPATFTSHALFAPMLILILLGALTKSAQFPFHFWLPGAMSAPTPASAYLHSATMVKAGVYLLARLHPAFAESPLWFWTLLVVGGITMLMGALIALRQVDLKAILAYATVSQLGVLVMLLAFNSQTAAVALVLGILAHALYKGPLFLIAGIIDHATGTRDIRHLAGLAKAMPLLAAGVLLAGLSMAGIAPTFGFLAKETLLEVFFYWMESGDPLGLVGLIASALAGALFVAYSLVLIWEPFFRRAAPQKQAAVQHPPSALFVLPVLLLAGVGTAIPFMLGIVEQGLFAAPASAVLGAPVTLHLSLWHGWTPVFLTSLLAIALGLLVFWLRQPVRAAFAQAPKKLNGTGIFDGLVNGLYTVADWSTRSVQGATLPTQVSVILLAATGFLLYAGLSSGTLLAELGINWAARPTFYEVVLAALAVVAALITVRIQSRLSAIISLGMVGASVMLIYVFFSAPDLALTQFLIEVLTLVLLVLVFFRIPPQEVQPIPKRISLRHLLISLLVAGWGFGMALLAAQRPFFATISDYFSLNVLAAHGGNIVNVILVDFRAMDTLGEISVMVVAALGGYALLRASRLRPVQDPSQPTPPKARSRRGDKNA; this is encoded by the coding sequence ATGTTGATCACCCTGCTCGCCCTCCTGGCCGTCTCGGCCCCCACTCTGTGGCTGCTCAAGCCGCAGCGCTGGCGCCACGCGGGCTGGCTGGCCGCCCTGCCGCCTTTGGTGGTGACGGCCTGGCTGCTGACCCAGCTGGGGCCGGTGGGTCAGGGCGCGGTGATCCGCGAGCATTATGTCTGGTCTGAGGCTTTTGGGCTGGCCCTGGACCTGCGCCTGGACGGGCTGAGCCTGTTCTTTGGGTTGATCGTGGCCGGGATCGGCGCGGCGATTGCTGTATACGCCGGCTACTATTTCGAAAAGAAAACCACCCTCGGGTATTTCTACGCGCTGCTCTTCCTGTTCATGACCAGCATGCTCGGCCTGGTGTGGGCGGACAACTTGCTGGCCCTGTTCGTTTTCTGGGAAGGTACCAGCATCACCAGCTATCTACTGATCTCTTTCAAGCTTTCCGACCAGAAGGCCTTGGAAGGCGCCCGGCGGGCGCTGATCGTCACCGGCATGGGCGCCTTGGCCATGCTGGGCGGTTTCGTGCTCCTGGGGCAGATCGGCGGCAGCTACACTATCAGCGCCCTGCTGGCCCTGCCGCCGGCCACCTTCACCAGCCATGCCTTGTTTGCGCCGATGCTGATCTTGATCTTGCTGGGGGCATTGACCAAATCGGCCCAGTTCCCCTTCCACTTCTGGCTACCGGGGGCCATGTCCGCCCCCACACCGGCCAGCGCCTATCTGCACTCAGCCACCATGGTCAAGGCTGGCGTGTACCTGCTGGCCCGCCTGCACCCCGCCTTTGCGGAGAGCCCGCTGTGGTTCTGGACCTTGCTGGTGGTGGGCGGGATAACCATGCTGATGGGGGCGCTGATCGCTCTGCGCCAGGTAGACCTGAAAGCCATTTTGGCCTATGCCACGGTCAGCCAGCTGGGCGTGCTGGTGATGCTCTTAGCCTTCAACAGCCAAACCGCGGCCGTGGCGCTGGTGCTGGGCATTTTGGCCCACGCCTTGTACAAAGGGCCACTCTTCCTTATTGCGGGCATTATTGACCACGCCACCGGCACCCGGGACATTCGCCACCTGGCGGGCTTGGCCAAGGCCATGCCCCTGCTGGCGGCCGGTGTGTTGCTGGCCGGTCTGTCGATGGCCGGCATAGCCCCCACCTTCGGCTTCCTGGCCAAAGAGACCCTGCTGGAAGTCTTCTTTTACTGGATGGAAAGCGGTGACCCGCTGGGCCTGGTCGGCCTGATTGCCTCGGCCCTGGCAGGGGCCTTGTTCGTGGCTTACAGCCTGGTGCTGATCTGGGAGCCGTTCTTCCGCCGCGCCGCGCCGCAAAAGCAGGCTGCGGTGCAGCATCCGCCCTCGGCGCTGTTCGTGCTGCCGGTGCTGCTCCTGGCCGGGGTGGGCACGGCGATCCCCTTCATGCTGGGCATCGTGGAGCAGGGCTTATTTGCCGCCCCGGCCAGCGCCGTGCTCGGCGCGCCGGTTACGCTGCATCTGTCTCTGTGGCACGGCTGGACGCCAGTCTTCCTGACCAGCCTGCTGGCGATCGCGCTGGGCCTGCTGGTCTTCTGGCTGCGCCAGCCGGTGCGGGCGGCTTTTGCACAGGCGCCCAAGAAGCTGAACGGCACTGGCATCTTCGATGGTCTGGTGAATGGCTTGTATACCGTGGCGGACTGGAGCACGCGCAGCGTGCAAGGCGCCACACTGCCCACACAGGTCAGTGTCATTTTGCTGGCCGCCACGGGTTTTCTGCTGTACGCGGGGCTGTCCAGCGGGACCTTGCTGGCGGAACTGGGCATCAATTGGGCCGCCAGGCCCACGTTCTATGAAGTGGTTTTGGCCGCTTTGGCTGTGGTGGCGGCCCTGATCACGGTGCGCATCCAAAGTCGCCTCAGCGCCATCATCAGCCTGGGCATGGTTGGCGCCTCAGTTATGTTGATCTATGTCTTCTTTTCCGCGCCCGATCTGGCCTTGACCCAATTCTTGATCGAAGTGCTAACCCTGGTGCTTTTGGTGCTGGTCTTTTTCCGCATTCCACCCCAGGAAGTGCAGCCCATCCCCAAGCGGATCTCGTTGCGCCATTTGCTGATCAGCTTGCTCGTGGCTGGCTGGGGCTTTGGCATGGCCTTGTTGGCGGCGCAGCGCCCCTTCTTTGCCACGATCAGTGACTATTTCTCTTTGAATGTGCTCGCCGCCCATGGCGGCAATATCGTCAACGTCATTCTGGTCGACTTTCGCGCCATGGATACGCTGGGCGAGATCAGCGTGATGGTGGTGGCGGCCTTGGGCGGCTACGCTCTGCTGCGCGCCTCGCGCCTGCGCCCGGTGCAGGACCCCAGCCAACCAACCCCGCCCAAGGCGCGCAGCCGGCGTGGAGACAAGAATGCCTGA